A window from Hemibagrus wyckioides isolate EC202008001 linkage group LG17, SWU_Hwy_1.0, whole genome shotgun sequence encodes these proteins:
- the smco4 gene encoding single-pass membrane and coiled-coil domain-containing protein 4 — MRQLKGKPKKESWKDKKERKQAMQEAREQVATVVLPTLAVLILLIVLFVYVATRPGAIQ; from the coding sequence ATGCGTCAGCTGAAGGGCAAGCCGAAAAAGGAGTCATGGAAGGATAAGAAGGAGCGGAAGCAGGCGATGCAGGAGGCACGCGAGCAGGTGGCCACCGTTGTCCTGCCCACGCTCGCCGTCCTCATCCTTCTCATCGTCCTCTTTGTCTACGTCGCCACCCGACCCGGAGCCATCCAGTAG